From one Lycium ferocissimum isolate CSIRO_LF1 chromosome 5, AGI_CSIRO_Lferr_CH_V1, whole genome shotgun sequence genomic stretch:
- the LOC132056504 gene encoding probable NADH dehydrogenase [ubiquinone] 1 alpha subcomplex subunit 5, mitochondrial: protein MFLRRIARPLMMMAKVKETTGIVGLDVVPNAREVLINLYRKTLDEIKAVPEDEGYRKAVESFTRHRLSVCQEEEDSEMIEKRLGCGQVEELIEEAQDELKLIGHMNEWKPWGIPDDYECEVIENDAPVPKHVPLHRPGPLPEEFYKTLEAVTSGKLETSKKDEPAIASGESQSK, encoded by the exons ATGTTTCTGCGAAGAATAGCGAGGCCATTGATGATGATGGCGAAAGTGAAGGAAACAACAGGGATCGTAGGTCTTGATGTAGTCCCAAATGCTAGGGAAGTTCTCATTAATCTTTACAGGAAAACCCTAGATGAGATCAAAGCTGTGCCGGAAGATGAAGGATACCGGAAAGCTGTGGAAAGCTTCACGCGCCACCGTCTTAGTGTCTGTCAGGAAGAAGAAGATTCGGAAATGATTGAGAAACGGCTTGGTTGTGGACAGGTTGAAGAGTTAATTGAGGAAGCACAAGATGAGCTTAAGCTTATTGGCCACATGAACG AGTGGAAACCTTGGGGTATTCCCGATGATTATGAGTGTGAAGTTATAGAAAATGATGCTCCAGTACCCAAGCACGTTCCCCTTCATCGTCCTGGTCCTCTTCCAGAGGAGTTTTATAAGACGCTGGAGGCTGTTACTTCTGGCAAATTGGAGACTTCAAAGAAAGATGAGCCTGCAATTGCATCAGGTGAATCACAATCGAAGTAG